The region ACCAAGCGATCCTGGTCGGCGACGTCTACGGCAAGACCCTGCGTCCGGCCACGCCCGATGAAGGCGTCGCGGCCATCGTTCCGCTGAAGAAGGATCGCGCCGAACTGCGCAAGCGCATGAACGCGGTGCTGGACGCATTCAAACGCCAGGACAAGGTCAAGCTGAACGGCAAGCTCGGCGCCACCGGGTTCTGCTTCGGCGGTACTGCGGCGCTGGAACTGGCGCGCTCCGGCGCCGCCCTGCAGGCGTTTGCTTCGCTGCACGGCGCCCTCGACACGCCGAACCCCAAGGATGCGGAAAACATCAAGGGCGCCATCCTGGTGCTGCATGGTGTGCAGGATCCATCGGTGCCGCGCGAGCAGGTCAACGCTTTCATCGACGAAGTCAGCGCCGCCAACCTGGACTGGCAACTGCTCAATTACGGCCAGGCCGGCCACTCGTTCACCGATCCCGAGGCCAGGAATCCGGGTTTCTTCTATCACCAGAAAACGGCCGAACGCGCCTCGATCGCGCTGAAGAACTTCTTCGCTGAAAAACTCGGTTGACTCAATTCAGACGTGCAACAAAAAACGGCCGGCATCGCAAGATACCGGCCGTTTTTCATTGAGGGCGAGAGATTACTCTTTCACCGCTCCGGTCATGCCCGAGACGTAATATTCCACGAAGAAGGAATACACCACCGCCACCGGCAACGACCCCAGCAGCGCACCCGCCATCAGCGCGCCCCAGTGGTAGACGTCGCCGTCGACCAGTTCGGTCACGATCCCCACCGGCACCGTCTTCACTTCGGAAGAAGAGATGAAGGTCAGCGCGTAGATGAACTCGTTCCACGACAGCGTGAAGGCGAAGATGCCGGCCGAAATCAGACCAGGCACCGCCAGCGGCAGGATGATCTTGACCAGGATTTCCCAACGCGTGGCGCCGTCGATCAGCGCGCATTCTTCCAGCTCATACGGAATCGAGCGGAAGTAACCCATCAGCAGCCAGGTGCAGAACGGAATCAGGAAGGTCGGATACGTCAGGATCAGCGCCCAGCGCGTATCGAACAGACCTAGCTTGAACACGATCGCCGCCAGCGGGATGAACAGGATCGATGGCGGGATCAGGTACGCCAGGAAGATGCCCAGACCGACTTGTTTGGAACCCTGGAAGCGCAAGCGTTCGATGGCATAGGCCGCGAACACGCTGGCCGCCAGCGAGGCAAAAGTCGACACCACCGACACGATGACCGTGTTGAGCAGCCACGCCGGATACTGGGTTTCAAACAGCAGCTTCTTGAAGTGGGCCAGCGTCGGCGCCACCACCCAGAACGGATTGCCGGTTTGGCGCAGCAATTCGTTGTCTGGCTTGAAGGCCGTGATCACCATCCAGTAGAACGGAAACAACAGCACGAACACGAAGATGCCCAGCGGGATATACGTCGTGATCCAGCGGCGCGGCACGGATTGCAGGAAATCCATGCCTTGCGTTTCCTGCTGCAGGTCTTTTGACTTCTTGCTCATTTGTCACCTCCTTGTTGCCAGCCGCGACGTTGCAGGCCGAAGTACGAAAACATGATGGCTGCGAGCAGGAAAGGAATCATGTAGGTTGCCAGTGCTGCGCCTTCGCCGAGAGAACCGCCGGGAATCGCCCGTTGGAACGACAGCGTCGCCATCAGGTGGGTGGCGTTCAGCGGGCCGCCGCGCGTCAGCACGTAGATCAGCTGGAAGTCGGTGAAGGTGAACAGCACCGAGAACGTCATCACGACTGCAATGATCGGCGTCAGCAGCGGCAGCGTGACGTAGCGGAACTGCTGCCACGGCTTGGCGCCGTCGATCGCCGCCGCTTCATACAGCGAGGGCGAAATGGTCTGCAGACCGGCCAGCAGCGAGATGGCGACGAACGGGATGCCGCGCCAGACGTTGGCGACCACGGTGGAAATCCGCGCCAGCCATGGATCGCCGAGGAAGTCGATGTAGTGATCGATCAGGCCCATCTTCATCAGTCCCCAGCTGATCACCGAGAACTGCGAGTCGTACATCCACCAGAACGCCAGCGCCGACAAGGCGGTCGGGACGATCCATGGCAGCAGCACGATGGCGCGGAAGAAGGATTTGAGCGGCAGATTCTTGTTGAGCAGGATCGCCAGCCACAAGCCGAGCACGAACTTCAGGATGCTGGCGGTGATGGTGTAGAACAGCGTGTTGAACAGCGACAGCTGCGCCAGCGAATCGCCCAGCAGGAAGGAGTAATTGTCCAGCCCGATGAAGCTGCCTTCGCCACCGATTTTGGTATCGGTGAAGCCAAGCCAGACTCCCAGTCCGAGCGGGTAAGTAAGAAACACGACAAGCAGTAATACGGCGGGCGCCATGAACAGTATGCCCAGCACATTACGGTTGTTCAGCAGTCGGGATAACATAAGCAGACCTCGGTAAGCGTGATGACTGCGTCCGCACGGCGGTTGCCGGTGCGAACGCATGTTTTGCTCCTTGCCTCGCCTGCTGCGGTTTCCGGATATCCAGGAAACCGCAGCAGGCGAGAGCAGGGTTGTTACGCTTTATAGAAGCGTTTGGCTCGCTCCGCCGCGCGGTCGATGGCCTGCTGCACGGTCTTGGAACCGCTGGCCGCCTCCGCCACCATGTCGACCACCACATAGTCGGCCATGCAGGCCGCAGACGCTTGTCCGAGCGGACCTTCGTGACCGTGGTCGATCATCAGCGCAGCCGAATCGCGATACACGGTAGCCTTCGGATCCGAAGTCCAGATGGCGTTCTTTTCGTAGGCCTTGAGCGATTGGCTGACATAGCCGATGGATGCTTCCATCCATGGGTTGTATTGCTCAGGCTCGAACATGAACTGGACGAAAGCCTTGGCCGCGTTCGGGAACTTGGTGTGCTTGAAGATCATCATCTGCGTGATCTGCATCAGCTCGGTCGGCTTGCCGGCAGGGCCGATCGGGAAGTGGGCGTGCTGTGTGTCCTTCGCCATTTCCTGCATCTTCGGATCGGTCGAATTCTTGGCCGCGTAGTACACCGAAATGCCGTTGGCGGTCATGCTGATCTGGCCGTCCAGATACGCTTTGTTGTTCGACGGATCTTGCCAGGACAATGTGCCCGGAATGAAGGTTGCGTACAGTTGCTTGGCGTATTCCAGCGCGGCGCGGGTTTCCGGTGAATTGATGGCAACCGCGCCTTTCTTGTCGACCAGCTTGCCGCCGTGCGACCACAGCAGCCAGTGCGCCCAGTTATTGGCATCACCGACCGCTTTGCCGAGCGCGAAGCCGACCGGGGTATTCTTGGCTTTGAGGGCCTGGCACATTTTCAGGAAGCCGGCCGTGTCCTTCGGCACGGCGTCGAAGCCGGCTGCCTTCACCTGGCTTTCGCGATAGACCAGCGCGTTACCGACCACACCGACCGGCAGCGCGATCCATTTGCCATCCTTGGTGCCGTATTTGCGGCAGACGTCGTACCAGCCACCCAGGCGGCTGCCCAGCGATGTCGCCAGGTCGGTCAGGTCGATGAGCTTGGTCGGGTATTGTTGCGGGTCATCGAACCAGCTCATCACGATGTCCGGGCCGGAACCGACGTTGGCGGCAACCGCGGCCTTCGGACGCAGATCTTCCCAGCCTTCGCTGTCGGTGCGTACGGCGACGCCGGTCTTCTCGGTGAATTTCTTCACGTTTGCATTCCACAGGTCTTCATCGCCCTGGACGAAACGCTTCCAACGCAGCACGCGCAGCGTCGCACCTTTCTCGATTTCGAACTTCAGGCCGGCGCCGGTGGCGGCAGGCGCCGCTGTCGCGGCGAATGCGTTGGTGGTGGCGACTGTCGATGCCG is a window of Herbaspirillum hiltneri N3 DNA encoding:
- a CDS encoding carbohydrate ABC transporter permease, whose product is MLSRLLNNRNVLGILFMAPAVLLLVVFLTYPLGLGVWLGFTDTKIGGEGSFIGLDNYSFLLGDSLAQLSLFNTLFYTITASILKFVLGLWLAILLNKNLPLKSFFRAIVLLPWIVPTALSALAFWWMYDSQFSVISWGLMKMGLIDHYIDFLGDPWLARISTVVANVWRGIPFVAISLLAGLQTISPSLYEAAAIDGAKPWQQFRYVTLPLLTPIIAVVMTFSVLFTFTDFQLIYVLTRGGPLNATHLMATLSFQRAIPGGSLGEGAALATYMIPFLLAAIMFSYFGLQRRGWQQGGDK
- a CDS encoding dienelactone hydrolase family protein, translating into MSHHFDPAPIAAKLGIPAADLGIELISHTLDGVEYENVLLFNNKNTAPVAGVVSIPNYFGISQKALEVTATIVGLNQAILVGDVYGKTLRPATPDEGVAAIVPLKKDRAELRKRMNAVLDAFKRQDKVKLNGKLGATGFCFGGTAALELARSGAALQAFASLHGALDTPNPKDAENIKGAILVLHGVQDPSVPREQVNAFIDEVSAANLDWQLLNYGQAGHSFTDPEARNPGFFYHQKTAERASIALKNFFAEKLG
- a CDS encoding ABC transporter substrate-binding protein; the encoded protein is MTKLTRRNFLAASASVAAASTVATTNAFAATAAPAATGAGLKFEIEKGATLRVLRWKRFVQGDEDLWNANVKKFTEKTGVAVRTDSEGWEDLRPKAAVAANVGSGPDIVMSWFDDPQQYPTKLIDLTDLATSLGSRLGGWYDVCRKYGTKDGKWIALPVGVVGNALVYRESQVKAAGFDAVPKDTAGFLKMCQALKAKNTPVGFALGKAVGDANNWAHWLLWSHGGKLVDKKGAVAINSPETRAALEYAKQLYATFIPGTLSWQDPSNNKAYLDGQISMTANGISVYYAAKNSTDPKMQEMAKDTQHAHFPIGPAGKPTELMQITQMMIFKHTKFPNAAKAFVQFMFEPEQYNPWMEASIGYVSQSLKAYEKNAIWTSDPKATVYRDSAALMIDHGHEGPLGQASAACMADYVVVDMVAEAASGSKTVQQAIDRAAERAKRFYKA
- a CDS encoding carbohydrate ABC transporter permease, which gives rise to MSKKSKDLQQETQGMDFLQSVPRRWITTYIPLGIFVFVLLFPFYWMVITAFKPDNELLRQTGNPFWVVAPTLAHFKKLLFETQYPAWLLNTVIVSVVSTFASLAASVFAAYAIERLRFQGSKQVGLGIFLAYLIPPSILFIPLAAIVFKLGLFDTRWALILTYPTFLIPFCTWLLMGYFRSIPYELEECALIDGATRWEILVKIILPLAVPGLISAGIFAFTLSWNEFIYALTFISSSEVKTVPVGIVTELVDGDVYHWGALMAGALLGSLPVAVVYSFFVEYYVSGMTGAVKE